The region AATGACTTTTCCTGACACGAAAATTCCTAAGGGGTTAAGATTTGACTAAGGCGATGTTCATTGCTACGCCAATCTTTATCAACCTTTATTTGGATATCAAGATCGATTTTATAAGGAAAAACCGTCGATAACTCTTTGAGAGAAGCAATACGAATTTTACGTAGATTTGACGCACCCTTACCAATGAGGATCGGCTTTTGGCTTTCACGTTCTACTACCAGCGCCACCCGTACCCAGAGCCGCGCGCCTTTCATCTGGAGATCCTCTATTTTAACATAGAGCGCATGAGGAATTTCTTCTTTGAGGGAAAGAATCGCATGTTTACGCAAAATTTCAGCGATGCGCAAGGAGGGTTCTTGATCCGTGTAAATATCTTCAGGATAGAGCATAGGCCCTACGGGAAGAAGTGAAGTTAAGTGATGTAGTAGGGGATGGATGCCCATGTTTTCTTTTGCAGATATTTTGAATATCTCTTTGTTAGGAAAGAGTTTGTTAAAAAACAGCATATAGTCTACGGTAAAGTTTTTGGCTTTATCGGTTTTGTTTAGCGCAATAACCACGGGTTGCGAAACGCTTTTGAGAAGTGTGGCGATTGCCATCTCCTCCTCGGCAATTTTACGGGTAACGTCCACGAGATAGAGAATTACATCGGCCTCTTCCATGCCCAGTTTGGCTTGATTGAGTAAGTGGCGATTAAAGCGTTTTTCGCTACTGTGAATACCGGGGGTGTCGGTGAAGATAAGTTGCGCATCGGTGGTGTTAAGGATGCCTCGCACCCGTTGTCTGGTACTTTGCGGTAGCGCAGCAACGATAGCGAGGTTATGACCCACCACACGATTAATAAAGGTACTCTTACCGGTACTAGGACGACCAATAAGAGCAATGAATCCTACGTGTTTTGCTTGGGGGGTGAAACTATCCAATTAGCCTTCAACCTTAACAACACTGACCACGCGCTCTAAAACTTTTTTACGATCTAGTGGCTTAACGATATAGTTTTTCGCACCCAAAAGGAGCGATTTTTTGACTAAATCTTGGCGACCCAAGGCAGAAATCATGACGATTTTCGCATTGGGATCAAATTCCATGATCTTCTCAAGGGCAGTAACTCCGTCCATTTTTGGCATGGTAATGTCCATAGTAACGAGATCAATTTTAGATTGTAGCTCTTGGTATTTCTTTACCGCCTCTTCCCCATCACCAGCGGTAGTAATAACCTCAAACCCTTCACTGGTAAGGATTTGTCCAATCTGCTTGGCTATAAAGATGGAGTCATCCACCACCATAACTCGAAACGGAGTCCCATCGGCACGTACACCCTCGGGCGCTTTGGTAGCAATTCCTGGAATATCTGATGCACCTTTCATTATCTTCTCTCCTTTATCGCAACATTAATTTCAATCTTACCCATTGTGGTCATCATCGGTACGACAATTGCCTCGACACCGACGTCATGAATTTTGAGGTTGTCGCCAATGATGACCGCAGGTGGGGTCAAATCGAAGCGAAACCCTAACTCATGAAGACGCGTAACGGCATGCCCAGTAACCATATTCGCAAGCTCGCTCAATGTCGATTTCGAGAGATCATCAAGCTCGGTAATCTCCTCAAAATTCATCGCCGAGACCACTTTTAGGGAGGTGTCCTTGTCCATATCAATGAGGATACGCCCCTCAACTGCGCCTGCAAGACCAACAATTGTCGCTACGCCCATAATGGATTGAGTGTTATTTTTAAGATAGATAGATCCTCGCTTCACATCGCAGTTGAGAACCTCTCTAATGACAGAAAATGCTGATTCAACAAAAGGGTTTATGTAATCTACCCGCATACTAAGCCTCTTCTTTATATAAAATTTTCATTACTCTATTTTTTTGTAAATAGATAAATATTGACTGTCCACAGGCTTCCACTTCTGGTCATGCAACTCTTCGTGGTCGCCTAGAACCATAACTGTTCCTATTTCCGCGCCGTTATTGGCAACCTCCAAGAAATTCTGTATTTCATCTTCTGTTAGATAAGAGAGGATGTCGCGGGCTACAATAAGATTGATGCCTGGAAAGTTTTGCACATTGACGACGTCGGCATATTCAAAGATGATGAAATTTTTGTACTCATTTTTAAATTGAAGTCCTTGCGTGCTTTCCGTCATGAGCATATCGAAATTTTCAGGAAGCTCGTGGCTTTCGAAGGTAAGGTGAGGGGCTTGGGATGCGAGAATAAGATCAATGTCCTGGGCATAAACCTTAGGTGTATTACTCACTCCGTTCACTAATACTGTGCCTAATACAGAATAAGATTCATGTCCAGTAGCACAACCTGGATTCCAAATGTGATAAATGCCTTTTTCTTGCGGACTAAGATGATCATTAAGTTCGTCCATCATCTCTTTAGACCACAATTGCCCTGTCTTTGCCGAGAAGAAACCCTTAAGGAAACGCAACGCATCGTCCTCTTCATTTAGTTCCAGAGATTTGCCCTTATCTAGGTATTCATTGGCGCGCTGTGCGATCCAGTTTTCATTGATATGGGTAACGCGGAAAGAGATAAGATCTGCGAGGTCGGCAACTAATTGCTCCCATCCTCTCTCATCTCCCTTAAAGGTAACCCTTCGAGTATGATGTTTCCCATCCGAGAGGAGATCCTCAATATCAGGCTGAATGAGAATGTCGGCGTTGGGCTCAGGCATATTATTAAGCATATCTAAGAGTGCTTGCGTTTGTGCATCTGGTTCAACCTGTACGCTAGCAGGTATCTCTTGCTCCACCGCAACAAAGGGTTCGATAACCTCTGGGGTTTTCACGAAAGATTGACTTGTTGGTTGTGAGGTTGGCGTAGCTGGAGTGGATGGAGTCGGGGTACTTGCCGTAGGCTCAGGTTGTGCAGGAGCTGGGACAGCGGCGACCTCTTCTTCATGCGCTTCCTCTTTAGCAAGTTCATCATCCATAAGATCCTTGGCAATGCCGAAAATTTGATGGATGTTGAGCAATACGTAGAGGCGATCCTCACGATCGATGATGCCTTCAATGTACTGGATATTGATTTCGGCGAACATGGGGTGAGCTGGCTGGATATCCCGACGATCGATTCCGACGACTTTTTCAATAGAGTCTACAACGAGCCCTAGGGTGGTGTTTTTTACGCGACAGATGAGAATGCCTTCGACTTTTTCATCCTTATGGACTGGCAGACCAAAGAATTGGCGTAAATCGACAATCGGAATAATCTCTCCGCGCAGGTTGTAGACACCGCGTACAAAGTGAGGGGTATTAGGGACGTAGGTAAATCTCCCTCCTCTTGAAATTTCACGTACGCTCATGATATCGACACCATAATCTTTTCCAGCAAGTGTAAAGGTAACGGCTTTGTAATCCACCATTGCCATGGTGCTTTTATGCATATGTTCTTGGTCTGTTTCTACCATTTCTCATTCTCCTCTAGAACGATATCGGGGTTGTTGCTGACTTCGCGCTCTTTGATCTCTTGGTTGAGACCCAAAGCTAAAAGTTGCCCTACATCGACAATAAGGCTTACGGAACCGTCGCCTAAGATGGTTGCCCCTGCAACCCCTGGGGTACTAGTATATTGATCGCGTAGGGGTTTAATCACGACATCTTCCTCACCAATAAGTGCATCGACCATAAGACCGATCTTCTTCTCTTCGGTACCCACCACAACGATAAAGTTGTAGTCGGCACTCTTTTCTTCGCTGGGGAGCTGGAAGAGTTTACTTAGGCGCAAGATGGAGACAACATCTTCGCGAACATTAAAGACCTCATAGCCATCGAGATGCATAATAACCTCTGGCTTGATACGGAAGCTCTCCAAAACGGAGGTGATGGGGATAACATAAATGCTGTCAGCAACACGCACCATAAGACCTTGAATAATCGCCAAGGTGAGCGGGAGTTTAATGGTGAAGGTAGACCCTTTACCGTATTCGCTCCAGATGGTGATCTCACCGTTGAGTTTTTCGATAGATTTTCTCACCACATCGAGCCCGACACCACGTCCTGAGATATCGGTAATTTGCTTGGCGGTGGAGAAGCCAGGTTCCATAATAAGGTGAAAGGCTTCTTGATCAGAAATCACCTTGCCTGCGCTAAGGATACCACGCTCAATGGCTTTGGCCTTTACCGCCTCGACATCAATACCCGCGCCATCATCAGTGATCTCAATAACAACCATATTTCCCTGATTACTTGCTTTAAGGGATAGTGATCCCTGCTCACTCTTGCCGGAAGCAAGGCGTTTTTCGGGGGTTTCAAGACCATGATCCATGCTATTGCGCACACAGTGCATCAGTGGATCGAAGAGCTCTTCGGTAACAATTTTGTCCATCTCCGTCTCACCACCGATGATTTCAAGGCGTACATTTTTATGAAGATTTTTTGCTAAGTCGCGCACCAATCGGGGGAAGCGCTGGAAGACTTGATCGACGGGAACCATGCGGATTTTGAGCACAGCATTGTGCAACTCGCCGGTGGTTCGCGCAAGGTCGGTGGTGATAGAGCGGAATTTTGTCATTGTTGATTTAAATTCACTCTCGACACTATCAAACTGCCCTTGAAGTTCATTCATATTATTGGGTGAGGTAACAAATTTTTTCAGATCACTCAAAGAGAGCGTGCCATTTTGTACGTGGTCGAGTTGCTCCGAAAAGATCTCCAAGAAGGATTTAGACATGGCGTTAAGGTAGTTACGATAGGCATAGAAGTTATTGAGGGTGGAGTTAAATTGCCCAGATATCTGGTTGAACGTACCCTTGGTGATGACAATTTCGGAGACAAGGTTGAGTAAAACATCGATACGCTTACTGTCAACACGGATAATCTGCGCCTGTTCAACGGACTTTTTGGGGGCTGTGCGTTTGGCTGGTGCGTTATTGTTGGGGGCAGTGGTGGCGGGAACATTGCTGCTACTGGGTTCTTCTTCATGGGCAACTTCTTGTGGGACGGATTCTGGGGTGCCGGAGAAGGGAAGGTTGTCGATATTATGCACATCAATGCTTAGGGTTACGTCAGACATCATTGATTTCTTGGCAATCTCTTCCTCATTCATACTGGAGAGAATATAGTAGTCAACGAAGGGGAAGAATTGATCCTCATAGAGGCTGTCAAAGTCGGGGAAGGTGCGTAAAATTTGGCCGAATTTTTTCAAAAGGGCGAAAATTTGGATACCACCAACGGAATTCATGGGATTTTCTTCATCGAATTCGACACGTACGCGGTAAACTTTTTCGCCGTTGGTGGTGGTGCGAAGCATTTCGCGTAGCTCAACAAAGTCATGCTCGGTGACAGATGCAGAGGGACCACTCTGGGCGACGGCTTCTTGAGAAGAAGGCGCAGACGATGCCACGGGCGTGGGGGAAGCTTTGGGTTTGGTCTTGGGGGCATCTTTTTGGGCTAGTCGACGCAGACTCTCTTTGAGTTCGGAGACATCTTCTTGGTAGATGCTACCAGCCTTGCGCTCTTCGAGCATGGCCTTGATAACATCGACGCTACGCAAGATGGCATCGACAATTTCACTATTGGCGACAATTTTATCGGCACGAATTTCGTCTAGTAGATCTTCAACTGCGTGGGTAAATTCGGCGAGTTCGGTCATCTGTACGGTGGCAGCACCACCTTTTACGGTGTGGGCAGCGCGAAAGATCTCATCTATG is a window of Entomospira culicis DNA encoding:
- the era gene encoding GTPase Era; this encodes MDSFTPQAKHVGFIALIGRPSTGKSTFINRVVGHNLAIVAALPQSTRQRVRGILNTTDAQLIFTDTPGIHSSEKRFNRHLLNQAKLGMEEADVILYLVDVTRKIAEEEMAIATLLKSVSQPVVIALNKTDKAKNFTVDYMLFFNKLFPNKEIFKISAKENMGIHPLLHHLTSLLPVGPMLYPEDIYTDQEPSLRIAEILRKHAILSLKEEIPHALYVKIEDLQMKGARLWVRVALVVERESQKPILIGKGASNLRKIRIASLKELSTVFPYKIDLDIQIKVDKDWRSNEHRLSQILTP
- a CDS encoding chemotaxis protein CheA; translation: MSDYFDTDNDDLLKVFYIEAEQQVEKLEQNVLAMEDDPSDKDAIDEIFRAAHTVKGGAATVQMTELAEFTHAVEDLLDEIRADKIVANSEIVDAILRSVDVIKAMLEERKAGSIYQEDVSELKESLRRLAQKDAPKTKPKASPTPVASSAPSSQEAVAQSGPSASVTEHDFVELREMLRTTTNGEKVYRVRVEFDEENPMNSVGGIQIFALLKKFGQILRTFPDFDSLYEDQFFPFVDYYILSSMNEEEIAKKSMMSDVTLSIDVHNIDNLPFSGTPESVPQEVAHEEEPSSSNVPATTAPNNNAPAKRTAPKKSVEQAQIIRVDSKRIDVLLNLVSEIVITKGTFNQISGQFNSTLNNFYAYRNYLNAMSKSFLEIFSEQLDHVQNGTLSLSDLKKFVTSPNNMNELQGQFDSVESEFKSTMTKFRSITTDLARTTGELHNAVLKIRMVPVDQVFQRFPRLVRDLAKNLHKNVRLEIIGGETEMDKIVTEELFDPLMHCVRNSMDHGLETPEKRLASGKSEQGSLSLKASNQGNMVVIEITDDGAGIDVEAVKAKAIERGILSAGKVISDQEAFHLIMEPGFSTAKQITDISGRGVGLDVVRKSIEKLNGEITIWSEYGKGSTFTIKLPLTLAIIQGLMVRVADSIYVIPITSVLESFRIKPEVIMHLDGYEVFNVREDVVSILRLSKLFQLPSEEKSADYNFIVVVGTEEKKIGLMVDALIGEEDVVIKPLRDQYTSTPGVAGATILGDGSVSLIVDVGQLLALGLNQEIKEREVSNNPDIVLEENEKW
- a CDS encoding chemotaxis protein CheW, whose protein sequence is MVETDQEHMHKSTMAMVDYKAVTFTLAGKDYGVDIMSVREISRGGRFTYVPNTPHFVRGVYNLRGEIIPIVDLRQFFGLPVHKDEKVEGILICRVKNTTLGLVVDSIEKVVGIDRRDIQPAHPMFAEINIQYIEGIIDREDRLYVLLNIHQIFGIAKDLMDDELAKEEAHEEEVAAVPAPAQPEPTASTPTPSTPATPTSQPTSQSFVKTPEVIEPFVAVEQEIPASVQVEPDAQTQALLDMLNNMPEPNADILIQPDIEDLLSDGKHHTRRVTFKGDERGWEQLVADLADLISFRVTHINENWIAQRANEYLDKGKSLELNEEDDALRFLKGFFSAKTGQLWSKEMMDELNDHLSPQEKGIYHIWNPGCATGHESYSVLGTVLVNGVSNTPKVYAQDIDLILASQAPHLTFESHELPENFDMLMTESTQGLQFKNEYKNFIIFEYADVVNVQNFPGINLIVARDILSYLTEDEIQNFLEVANNGAEIGTVMVLGDHEELHDQKWKPVDSQYLSIYKKIE
- a CDS encoding chemotaxis protein CheX, whose product is MRVDYINPFVESAFSVIREVLNCDVKRGSIYLKNNTQSIMGVATIVGLAGAVEGRILIDMDKDTSLKVVSAMNFEEITELDDLSKSTLSELANMVTGHAVTRLHELGFRFDLTPPAVIIGDNLKIHDVGVEAIVVPMMTTMGKIEINVAIKERR
- a CDS encoding response regulator; protein product: MKGASDIPGIATKAPEGVRADGTPFRVMVVDDSIFIAKQIGQILTSEGFEVITTAGDGEEAVKKYQELQSKIDLVTMDITMPKMDGVTALEKIMEFDPNAKIVMISALGRQDLVKKSLLLGAKNYIVKPLDRKKVLERVVSVVKVEG